TTggtgttcttttttttcttcatgaaAAAGTTTGCAGTTGTAcctaattatcatattattgatGCAAGCTggattatgtgttttttaaataaatttgttagttAGAAGATGATAAATGTTCTTTTCAATCAAATGTTGGTTTACAACaagcaatttaattaatacatacAACTAtgtaatcttttattttttgttatttttttgtttggtgcaaaagttttttttactttacagAGATACTACCTCTTTCTTTCAAGAGTTAtgcactctttttttttaatccgtCTCAAAAGagtatgcactttctaattttagaactCATTCTTCTCTAATAAtgctattttaattatttttattcatatctcttttactttactatttatgcATTAAATCTCATGTCTAACCAAAAGTATATTCTCGGATGGAAAGGAAGGAGTATATTGTTTATCTATAATTAAAGgaatcaattatttattccaagtGAAAGATTATAATATCCCTGgaacatatttttatgcagCAATTGGCATCTTCAAATTCAGTCGATTCATTGAACTTTCgattttaaatatagtaacttctttttgtttgagcccttaatttgacaaattaaatgataaacCATTCcctacaattaaaaaaaaagcaattaaaaatattttttaatgcaattaagggtgctaatttgtgtttttaaatatatcatcCATCGCTTTAAAAAGTGTCCTTATTGTCGGtgttaaaactaaaattaaggGATGCAAATAGAAGCGTcataaaaaagcaaaagaataAACTATTTTGTTCTTAATTTAAGAATGTTTTCTTTGTATCCTAagttattgttattttttaaaattttgctaCGTAAATAAATGcgtctcaattttattttatttttgtcgtTTTTCATAGTGATTTTGGCATTGATGCCCAATTCTTGCTATTGTGTATGAAGAATTTTATCATTGCAAGTATTTGACAGCCACGATTAAAACTTGCagtttttgtgaaatttgagACAATCGGAccattgaatataaaattcatatgGTTGCCAAAGCCAACTGTTTTAtctctcaaatttatttagatgAATATGAGCCTATGAGGTTATTAGGGTGATTAGTTAgttaagtagtagtaattgttAAGTTATTAATTGACAATTAAAGACTGGTTGTCATGTATAGTATGATGTGTAATTATTCATTAACAGTGTATTAATTTGTAAAGGGAGAATATTTTCGGCTCACTGGATCCTTAGGCCCAAAATTAATAACCGAACCCATTCACTCGGTTAATTGTTTATAGTTTCGAAATCATAAATCATAGCCCAATTTCGAAATATTTACCTACCTTATTTCGTTATTAAAGCcctattgatttgtttttccacttagaaaaataattgctCTATTTCGGATTAACATGTATAtgtaggggtgggtcgatacgatatatcgtatcgaaaacgttgtatcgtgtatcgtatcgaaaatatcgatatgaaagaatttcatatcgttatcgtcgaaagtttcgatatatcgaatttcgatatatcaaactttcgatataaaaaaatttcatatcgttatcgtatcgatatttcgatatatcgtatcgaaattcgatatatcgttaaatatcgatatatatcgaaaataaaatatcgatatatatcgaaaattttcgatatatatcgtattttcgatataaaacgatatatcgcgatataaggaaattcatatcgttatcgtatcgaaaacttacgatacgatatcgtatcgtatcgaaaattacgatatatcgaaaattcgataattttttgatatttttcaatacgatacgagcgatatatcattttttcgatatttttctcCAGCCCTATGTATATGTAATAATGAGCTCATAACccatactttttttttttggtaattaccaaaaaaaaatatgggttATTAATGAGATTTAAGGCTGTTCCATACTACACCCAAGATTATAGaaaagatttttaattaaaaagatttAGGTTTCATTATTCTCTTCTATTAGACTTTTAAGATTAGAATAAAAACACTATAGCCTAATTCgcgattttattttgatagatTGAGGTTTTGGAATATCAAAAAGGTCTTTTAACTCTAATCTAATTTTGCTTAATAATTTATGACATAATATCGCTATGCcatgatattttatacataattacattttatattttaaccTTATATATTCCTAACTTATTTTGTAACTATTGCTTACAAGATTATGAAATGGagaatataaaatcattacATAAACATGTACATAAATGAAACTTCCGTAGATAATGTCCTATTCCCTGAAAATAATTAGTGAATATCGAAAAAGTtaggtttttattttaaaataatcagaatttgtaaaaaaaaaataattatgactacgtaaatgaagtaaaaatggaaaatagagGTAACAAATCCTACAAtcagaataaaaatagatatagtagtattttttggtTTCGTTAATTATCACAAGTAGTGTAAGTAATTTCTTGTGGAACATCAATGTTCATAGAGGATAAAAATAGAGGTAATAAAtcttactaaaattattataaatgttcattaagttcatatataaatcaaataaaatgtagCGACTTTTCTGTCTGCCTCTCATCCTATCGCAatcttttttatctctctctcatcaacACCATGTAGCTCATCTAAGATATCCATGGCCATCACTAAAATCCAATCCCCATTAATTGGGCCCCATCGTTTTCATGAAATCATCACATTAACGAGGTACATTTACTTCTATCTATAAATATTGCAGCTCAAGtgaagattttgaatttatatattactactccaCATTTTTTCAAGGAAGAGAAATGGAGTGAAGAAAGTGAGTGTGAAATTGTCAACCACAAATGTTAAGAAAGCAAATCTTTTTGCAGCAAGGAAGGAGAGAATAAAGATTCCCAATTATAGTGATGCTGATGAAAATAGCAATTATCATATTAGTCAATTTTTCAGCCATCCATCTGGGATTGAAGCCATCTTGAATTTAAAGGCCTTGCAGAGTTATCAATCCCTTGATTCCAATTTGTATAGGTAAAGTATAATGTTATATCTTTATTTGCTTATTTAAGTTTCTTGTTTTTGCAATTTATCTATCTAAACTATCTATCAAGGAAATTATGGAAATTGGTAGTACAAGTAAATGGAGATTTTGTGGTGTTAAAATGATGCAGAGTTTGTTTTACTTAATTGAGTTTTGAAACATACTATAGTATTCAGTATTCATGTCTTAATTGTGCAAATTATATTAACAAATATAGAGTTATTTAGCTTCACATCCTATTTTCTGTGTCTTCATTTGATAATATGGTTTTGCAGGTGCATCCTACCACAGATTAAGCTTCTTAATTTTGAGGTTGCGCCAGTTATCGACTTACAAGTAACATCAACTGCTCAAGAATGTTTCGTCAAGATGATATCTTGCAAGGTAAGCTTCTTGCAGACAAAAAGGATGGGAAAAAACAGATTGTTTTGTGATAGTTTTGAGAGTTTGCATACTGAATATACActtcttgttttgatttaCACTCCAGTTTGAGGGTTCTGATGCGGTGGAACGCCAGAACGAGCGCTTCTCAGGTAAGTTCAGTTCGAGGATTCTTTAGATTTCAAGTGCTGCAGATCCACCTTTTCTGCCTTCAACTTCTTGCAGCTTCTATGCAGAACAATTTGAAATGGGAAACCATTGCCTCTGAACAATTTCTGGATGTCGATGTCAGATTAGATCTTGTCCTTGAGGTTTATATCCAACTTTAGTCATGTTTTTGAATGTGTGCTTTTGAATGCATTGATGATATCGGAATATAAGTTGCAACGACAAGCTCTTTTGACGTCGCTTTGATGCAGATATATACCCAGCCATTTGCTATGCTGCCCCCATCAACGGTTGAGGGTCCGGGAAATATGTAAGTAGACTAGACGCGATGGTGTATTGTTTATCCTGAGTATTTGAAATTTAccagaaattaaattttgttttcgaCATAGAATGATGCAAGCCCTGGTGGATCAGCTGGTGCCATTGCTTCTACAACAACTGGTGCAAGATTATGAAGAATGGGTTTCACAACAACGCAACAGCAACAGCAAGAGCAAGATCCTTCACTAATAGAATCACTCGGGATATACTGCGTTAATATGGCTCGTGTAATGGTTAGGCCAAACGTACATAACGACATTGTTTTTACAGCTTGAGTTCCAAAATGTTTACTTTTCTAAGATGAAGCCTTGATATAAATTAGTGGTTGAGAACTAGTACTACAAAATTCAACTTTGTTGTCAAGGATAGAGCATCATATGAGAGTAAGGGTGTGATTGGTTCATTTATTAAAGTTTTCATGAGTTTACCAATTGGCCTTTTTTCCCATGCAAGCTGACAGGTAATCCTATGAAAATGAGTGTTTGGTAGAAGAGGGTTAGGGAATTAATCCTTCATTTGGTAGGCATTACATGTTCCATCCCAAAGTCAGATTACATATTGTGATGACAATTCTCACCCTACTTTTGGGAATGAAATGTCAGCATCAACCTCCATCGTCCTTCACCTCCATACAAATGGCGCCTTAATATTCTCAGTTTGGCGCCACAAATTCACCATAAACACATCCTCCGATTGAAGTTGCTGCTTCGATGGCTTCGAATGGAAAGCAAAAGCTCATATACGAGGGAAGTCCTGTTAGCTAAATATGCAGGCTGTTTAGGCAGAGGAAGAGCAGCAATGTCATTGGCCGCCATGGCTACAAAGCCTGGCATGTCCGGGCGATCTGCAGCTCGTTCCTGCACGCACAAAAGCCCTAACCAGACGTACTTTTCTGCCTCACTAGCCGCGCATGAGTCAGCTAGCAGCGTCACGTCCAAGAACTCAATGCTCCTCCCTTCTTTCCACAGCATCCATGCCTAATTTGGGTTTCATTCCCCTTCATGTCAAAACCATTTCCTTGTCCATGattaatgaaacagaaaaaATGAGTAACAACAGAAGCTTACATAGCCGAGCAGATTCAGAGAGTGATCAGCCTCAAAGAAGGAAATATTCCTCTTGCCACTGATGATCTCTGCACTATAATGCCAAAGCTAAACACATACGATTTTTACGAGAAATTGCCATCCATAACGCATTCAGGCAACATGTAACCactaaacaaaaacaatactTATGCATAATGCTCGAGAAAAATGCAACTCCATACAATACACTACGAACATAAATCTCTTACTAGGTGCCTGCGATTTTAGTTGTCTCGGCACGAGCTCCATTCTCACCATAAATCCTGGCCATGCCGAAATCAGAGAATGCAACAGCCTAGGAGTTTGACAAGATTCCTGTGTTGAAGCCTTGAGATTACTGCGACTTCGTTCCTGAACTCCTTGGCTCCTTGAACGGATCGCTTTGAAAGACTTTTCACCGCGATTTGTTGGCCACTCGGGAGCTTTCCCTGCAACGAGAGAGAAATCCGTTGCAACACTCTGGTGCtggaaaataattcaacagAATAATAACAAACATGGTGAAACTTCACCTTGTAAACAGGTCCAAAGCCGCCTTCACCAAGCTTGTTTTCTGCATTGAAACTGTCTGTTGCATTCTCAAGCGTATCGATGCAAAAGCATGTCAAGTTGTGCCCTTCTCCGATGAACTCAACATCGTTGGTTTTCCATATGTCAATAGTAATTACAGCTTTAGGATCTGTTACCTTGTTCACTGACAATATCCATACAAGAAGTCAAGAAATTACATTGAAACATCATATGCATATTCATTATTAGTTCTACTTATTCTGTTTctgagatgatgatgatttaaAACCTGCAAAAGATGCATTTATGGCGTCTTTTGAAGCACCACAAGACTATAGTTGCTAGAATCACTGGAGAAATTGAGCTCACATGGATGATCATTGCCAGCCTCCTTCTCTTTCCACCTAACcgaaaaaagaaacaacaatTCAAACTAGGAAGTTATGACATGGATCATGGATCATAACAAGAACATAGCCACAACTAATTCTCTACATTTCAGTATAACATCAAGAAAAATTTACCCTGCTTCAGGTTTGCTGCAATGCTCCGAACATGAAAAATACCATTCCCACTGTGGCGATCAACATCACTCCTACTTCCGTAGTAAAGCCAGCAACCAGAATCGTCCCCAAAGGCTGTAAATCGAAAGCTCAGCAATTCCTTTTACGTATcaaaacacaacacaaaaattgaataatcCATACCATAACATTTCATAATCGATACCAtaacatttcataattcaattGTAGATTATGCAGCGCCGTCGGCAGAGTAAACCAGTATATAACCCCTAGAATTTGTCTTCCAGTGCCGGAAGCGATTCATTTTGGGGGATCTGCGCCAATGCATAGGGGCTTTTCGCCACCGATTTGTGCAAAAGTGAAGCATTGACACAACCAATTTCGAAGATGAGAGTTCATAATGCATAGCAATTCCATAccaatatcacaacaaaagATGAACAAACCATacacaaaagaaataaaccATATCCTCATTACAAGTCCTAAGCAAATCATACAATACATAGGCCAGAGGTTTTGACATGTAACATGTACTTATATCATCACACTGCAAATGTAACGGGAAATTATCAGACGCTCAAGTTGCAGGAGAAAGCAGCAGCCCTGTGGATTAATCACCGGCGCCTAGACCGCCTATCATCACTCCTGTCATCCTCAGGGTATCTCCTTCCACTAGGGCGTCCCTCGTCATACCTTGCCCTCTTCGATACGTGTTCCCCACCTCTCTCATCTTTGTTACTTGTGTGCTCCTCTTCTCGTTGACGCTCACGGTCCCTCTTGTATGGCTCTATGTCTCCATGTCTTCTGACATCGCCATCTTTATCATCCCCCCTCTCTCTTTCTGGCTTTCTTCCATGGCGATCTTCATCAtcccctctccctctccctctttCAGGCTTTCTTCCGTAGCGAtcttcatcatccactttctctctttcttgcTTTCTTCCATGGTAATCTTCATCAtcacctctctctctttcttgcCTTCTTCCATGGCGACCTTCAGCATCCCCCCTTTCTCTTCCATGGCTTCGCCAGTAACCTTCATCCTCCCCACTATCTCTCCTAATCTTATGCCGAGGCTCATTCCTACTACGAGTCATGCCTTCACTTCTATCTCCAGAACTATCTCCCTTTGATTCATACAGCTGCTCCAATTTCCGAAATGCATTCAATCCATCATCGTTCTCCTTCTGTTTATCATCAACATCACATGCAAGATCCTTCTCTCTAACATTAGATCTACTTCTTTCAGTGGCATCACCAGTTTTATACTCATCATCCCTTGTACTGATTCTATCTAGTCTACCACCACCAGAACTTAAATCATCCTTATCTCTATCATGCCGTTCCCTTCTCCTTTTAGGTGCTTCGTCAGAATCACTGTCACTTCCTTGACCATACCTGTCATTAATTTGAACTTGTCTGTCAATGTCGATTCCTTGACCATACCTATCACCAATTTCATCTTCTCTGTCACTGTCGCTTCCTTTAACATACCTATCACCAAACTTATCTTGGATCTCACTCCTGGGCTTCCTACTACTATCATAACGACGGTCCTTAGGACTATCAGGTAGTGGATTCACCTTCCCAGTTCGGCTTCTCTCGCGTTTCTCCAACTTATCATCAGAATCACCCTGTCGCCTGCTCTGCTCATATCCCCTCTCACTCCTACTCTTGAGGCCTTCACGAGGATTATGTTCATCATCTGAGTCAGATTCTCTATTCTTCCGAGCTCCCTCATGATAGTTTTTCCGGTTATCATCACGTTTCCCCTTCTTATGACTGTACTCGTCATCAGAATCATGCCGCTTGCTACTTGATCGCTTCTTTAGCTCTTGCTTTCTCCTATCAGGGATCTCACCAGAGTCGTAGTCGTCATCAGAGTCAAGTCGTGAGCTCTTTAAAGGCTTCTTTTGCTCTTTCTTTTGTCTCTCAAGGCTCGCTCCAGAGCTGTAGCCATCATCAGAATCATACAGCTTGCTCTTAGACGGCTTCTTTGACTCTTGCTTTATCCTCTCAACACTCTCTCCAGAACTGTAATCATCATCCGAATCATGCCGCCTGCTCTTTGAAGACTTCTTTTGCTCTTGATTTCTCCTCTCAGGACTCTCAGAGGGACTGTACTGATCATCCTCATGTCGCTTGCTTTTTGGCTGCGGCATGTTCATTGACAGTTTCTTTTCTTCTATCTTTCTCCTTTCTGGACTCTCACGTGCTCTGTTATGAGTCATTGATagctttttttcttctatctttCTCCTCTCATGGGCTCTGTCATGATCATAATCATGCCGCTTGCTCTTTGACAGCGTCATATGCTTCTTTAGCTCCTGATTTCTCCTGTCAAGGCTCTCATCTGAACTGTGGTCATCATCTGAATCGTGGCGTTTGTTCTTTGAAGACTTCTTTTCATTTTGCTTTCTCCTCTGAGGACTCCCAGGGGAGCTGTAGTAGTCATCAGATTCATGGCGCTTGCTCTTTGAAGACTTCTTTGGCTTTTGCTTTCCGCTCTTTGGGGGGACATGGTTGTCATcagaatcagaatcagaatcgTGGCGTTCATGAGCTCTAATGTTTTTCTTATCATGATCAGACTCGGAACCCAAATCAGAATCGGAATCAGACTCTGAACTGGATGAACTACTGTCACGCCTCGAAACTCTCTTCTGCTTCTTAGAGGACTTTCCCTTTCTCTTCCTAAGATCAACATCAGAACCCTCACTACTATCAGAATCCTTAGCCCGCTTTTTTTTGTTCCTACCagattcatttttctttacaacTTTTTGTATTGCTTCCCTCTGATCAGTATCAATAGACACTATTTCACCCTCATCAAGATTCTCCTTGAAATGTAGAGCCTCAGCAGCACTGCGCTTCTGCTCTTTCTCAGCTTCGGATTCTATTCCAAGTGCAGCCTTCAGATTTTCCATCTGCCTCTCCTTCAGTGCAGCTATTTGATGAGTCTGAGTTTCCGAAACTCTGATAATCCacaaagaaattaaatgttaGACTCTCacaaagaaaaatacatttatttcaatttaagcAGCAACATAGAGTATCAAAAAACTGCAAtgtaaagaaattataatcaaCTGGCTCCAGTGACCGTACAACAAACCATTAACCCAGCAACTAAGTAGAACAAAATCAACATGTGAATGTAAGGACTACAGCTAGAATAATAACGATAAATGAAGCTCGATCATAAACCATAGGAGCAGCTGATATCAATCTTAAATTGtccacacaaacacacactatAATTGTACTCATGGGCTCTGATAGAAGCATACGTACTTTTATAAATACTGCGACTTATTTTCCGAAAATCATTCGTACTTTTATAGAAGCATAAATACTGCGACTTACAAACACACAGCTGATAGAAGCATACGTACTTTTCCGAAAATCGCGACTTATTTTCAACACCAGCATCTTCTTTATCCTTGGCTTCGAGAGACTTCCTCGCCTCATCGAGCTTCTCAGCGATCTCGGCATCGGTATACCCCTGATCTGTCAGCTTATCCTCCAAAACGATGAGTTTGAGCTCAATCTGACGCTTCCGATCGTGCTCCAGGATCTCCTTGTTGGCTTTGCGGGTCACGCCGGCCATTCCTTGGCCCGATTCGAAGCCCTTGCTCGAATCTGTGACGACTTTGTTGGTCTTGGGGCGCACGAAGAACTTGTTCGACTGTATGTGGCCATTGGTTCCGGATCCCCGAGGGGTCTGAAGCCCTATTCCGTTATACATTTCTCAAATTCTAGGGCgaaattttgattgaatgGATCTGTGAATTGTTAAGAGATTGCTGGAACGAACCGTGAATGAATTGGGGAAAGGAAAGGTTAGGGTTCTAGAATTGAAGCTGACATAATAAGGATAAAGGGTGTAGGATATTGGGCCGGGCCTTACTGATTCCGTCCCATTTAACTTAGCATGGGCTTTTACAAATGTTGATTAGTAGGTTGAAGTTTTGTATTGAGAAATTactaagttaaaaaaatagatcaaaacggtgaaaaataggatttactattagaaagagaaatttataaataaatactactatctctgtccctgaaaatttgatacagtttactatttcggtctgtccctgaaaatttgatacacttcacttttaccatttttgatagtggaccccatattccactaactcattcctactcacattttattataaaactaacactttaaaaataggacccacatctcaccaattttttctactcactttccattacatttcttaaaacccgtgtcagatcaaagtgtagcaaattttggggaacggaggtagtactaattaactttattgttggacaatccaaaatgaaaaatga
The genomic region above belongs to Salvia hispanica cultivar TCC Black 2014 chromosome 3, UniMelb_Shisp_WGS_1.0, whole genome shotgun sequence and contains:
- the LOC125215760 gene encoding uncharacterized protein LOC125215760, producing MAITKIQSPLIGPHRFHEIITLTRKRNGVKKVSVKLSTTNVKKANLFAARKERIKIPNYSDADENSNYHISQFFSHPSGIEAILNLKALQSYQSLDSNLYRCILPQIKLLNFEVAPVIDLQVTSTAQECFVKMISCKFEGSDAVERQNERFSASMQNNLKWETIASEQFLDVDVRLDLVLEIYTQPFAMLPPSTVEGPGNIMMQALVDQLVPLLLQQLVQDYEEWVSQQRNSNSKSKILH
- the LOC125215759 gene encoding peptidyl-prolyl cis-trans isomerase G; the protein is MYNGIGLQTPRGSGTNGHIQSNKFFVRPKTNKVVTDSSKGFESGQGMAGVTRKANKEILEHDRKRQIELKLIVLEDKLTDQGYTDAEIAEKLDEARKSLEAKDKEDAGVENKSRFSEKVSETQTHQIAALKERQMENLKAALGIESEAEKEQKRSAAEALHFKENLDEGEIVSIDTDQREAIQKVVKKNESGRNKKKRAKDSDSSEGSDVDLRKRKGKSSKKQKRVSRRDSSSSSSESDSDSDLGSESDHDKKNIRAHERHDSDSDSDDNHVPPKSGKQKPKKSSKSKRHESDDYYSSPGSPQRRKQNEKKSSKNKRHDSDDDHSSDESLDRRNQELKKHMTLSKSKRHDYDHDRAHERRKIEEKKLSMTHNRARESPERRKIEEKKLSMNMPQPKSKRHEDDQYSPSESPERRNQEQKKSSKSRRHDSDDDYSSGESVERIKQESKKPSKSKLYDSDDGYSSGASLERQKKEQKKPLKSSRLDSDDDYDSGEIPDRRKQELKKRSSSKRHDSDDEYSHKKGKRDDNRKNYHEGARKNRESDSDDEHNPREGLKSRSERGYEQSRRQGDSDDKLEKRERSRTGKVNPLPDSPKDRRYDSSRKPRSEIQDKFGDRYVKGSDSDREDEIGDRYGQGIDIDRQVQINDRYGQGSDSDSDEAPKRRRERHDRDKDDLSSGGGRLDRISTRDDEYKTGDATERSRSNVREKDLACDVDDKQKENDDGLNAFRKLEQLYESKGDSSGDRSEGMTRSRNEPRHKIRRDSGEDEGYWRSHGRERGDAEGRHGRRQERERGDDEDYHGRKQEREKVDDEDRYGRKPERGRGRGDDEDRHGRKPERERGDDKDGDVRRHGDIEPYKRDRERQREEEHTSNKDERGGEHVSKRARYDEGRPSGRRYPEDDRSDDRRSRRR